The nucleotide sequence CTCATCCTCAACTATTTTAAACTTACTGACCAGATATTCACTGTGACCGCCTTCGGTATATATTTTTTCTATATAATAAAAGCTGCGTATATCGACATCAGGAATAAATTTTACGGCTCTTTTCGTATACTTATTTTCTTTACTGCTGTCAGAACTGTAAATAATATTGGCCTCACCATCAAGCACTTCTATATATCCGTTTTTTCCGAGATATTTTTCTATATCAAGATCACTGTAATCATCATCTTTTACCGCCACTGCCTGGTCAAGAAATTCCTTAATATCAGGCTGTTCAAGGGCTTTTCCCCTTAAGAAACTCGAAAAGTGGATGATCACAAGCCATATTACTATGGCAATTACCGCTACAATAAGATAATTGATGATTATCAAACTGTAAACGCTGCCTTTTACAACTCTTTTATTGTTCTCATCTTTATTTTTCATAGATTTATTTTCTCAAATTTATATCCGAGACCTCGAACTGTTTTTAAGTATACCGGATTCTTTGGATCATCCTCTATCTTCTCTCTTATCTTAGATATATGAACCATCAGCGTATTGGCATCGGCTTCAAAATATGCACCGTTTATATTTTCATATACCTGTGTCTTGGTAAACACATGTCCCTGGTTCTTCATAAGGAGTACAAGTATTTTGTATTCCATAGCTGTAAGGATTATTTCTTCTCCATCCTTAATCACTTTCTTTGTATCTGTGTTGATCGAGAGCTTTCCTGCATTGATCACTGCCTCCTGTTCAGATGCCGCTTCATTAAGATCATAATACCGTCTGAGAGCAGCCCTTACTCTCGCCAGCAGTTCTCTTTCTCCAAAAGGCTTT is from Lachnospiraceae bacterium C1.1 and encodes:
- a CDS encoding response regulator transcription factor, with protein sequence MDRKIYKILIAEDDEDLRELLRLYLMRASYSVLSSGNGCDAYDLFEKNKVDLCIFDIMMPGMNGFDLTRKIREKSKLPIIILSAKDREIDKVNGLELGADDYLTKPFGERELLARVRAALRRYYDLNEAASEQEAVINAGKLSINTDTKKVIKDGEEIILTAMEYKILVLLMKNQGHVFTKTQVYENINGAYFEADANTLMVHISKIREKIEDDPKNPVYLKTVRGLGYKFEKINL